A region of Streptomyces sp. R44 DNA encodes the following proteins:
- a CDS encoding class I SAM-dependent methyltransferase: protein MSVQQYDEIGEAFEGFKSLPLTQYGEVPSFLGLVGDVRGRSVLDLASGTGFYSREFRRRGASEVLGIDISGEMVAAARAFEESDPLGVRYEVGDVSELRALEERFDIALGVQLLNYAPDIATMERMCRHVHRSLKPGAEFFVLAQKPDYRFDGPSLAKYGFLCEATGEEIETGPRVRITALLDPPISFVGACPRREVYEDSLRAAGFGDLTWVPLEISEAGVREFGEEFWADCLANPPFELLRCRA, encoded by the coding sequence ATGAGCGTGCAGCAGTACGACGAGATCGGTGAGGCGTTCGAGGGCTTCAAGTCCCTGCCGCTGACGCAGTACGGGGAGGTGCCCAGCTTCCTGGGCCTGGTGGGTGACGTCCGGGGCAGGTCGGTCCTCGACCTCGCCTCCGGCACGGGTTTCTACAGCAGGGAGTTCAGGCGGCGGGGCGCCTCCGAGGTGCTCGGCATCGACATCTCGGGCGAGATGGTCGCGGCGGCGCGGGCCTTCGAGGAGAGCGATCCGCTGGGCGTGCGCTACGAGGTGGGGGACGTGTCCGAGCTGCGCGCCCTCGAAGAGCGCTTCGACATCGCGCTGGGGGTCCAGCTGCTCAACTACGCGCCGGACATCGCCACCATGGAGCGGATGTGCCGCCATGTGCACCGGAGCCTGAAGCCCGGTGCCGAGTTCTTCGTGCTCGCGCAGAAGCCGGACTATCGCTTCGACGGGCCGTCCCTCGCCAAGTACGGCTTCCTCTGCGAGGCGACCGGCGAGGAGATCGAGACGGGACCGCGCGTCCGGATCACCGCGCTGCTCGACCCGCCGATCTCGTTCGTCGGCGCCTGCCCGCGCCGCGAGGTGTACGAGGACTCCCTGCGTGCGGCGGGCTTCGGGGACCTGACCTGGGTGCCGCTGGAGATCTCCGAGGCGGGCGTCCGCGAGTTCGGCGAGGAGTTCTGGGCGGACTGTCTCGCCAACCCGCCGTTCGAACTCCTGCGCTGCCGCGCCTGA
- a CDS encoding APC family permease, whose protein sequence is MATKQDARSGRLRAWMLEGLSDMGKGKPSRPKEPAADAGHQGQRWWRVMCLTGVDYFSTLGYQPGIAALAAGLLSPVATIVLVIVTLAGALPVYRRVAEESPRGEGSIAMLSRLLSFWKGKLFVLTLLGFAATDFLITITLSAADASTHLVENPHLEEALHNKQMIITLVLIALLGAVFLKGFLEAVGVAVFLVGIYLALNVVVVISGLWHVLTEGHVVTDWTAALTAEHGNVFAMVGVALLVFPKLALGLSGFETGVAVMPHVQGDPGDTEEKPTGRIRDTKKLLTTAALIMSVFLICTSFITTVLIPEKEFESGGQANGRALAYLAHEYLGNTFGTIYDISTIAILWFAGASAMAGLLNLMPRYLPKYGMAPHWARAVRPMVIVFTLVAFLVTWIFDADVDAQGGAYATGVLVLICSAAIAVTIAARKAGQRGWTIGFGVISAVFLYTTVVNVIERPDGVKIGACFIAGIILISLLSRLGRAFELRVTHIDLDEMAERFIQDISRRTPRFIANEPDNRDIAEYRDKIEQIRADNDLPTTEDFVFIEVTVTDPSEFEAGLTVRGEVMHDRYRVLTVESSSIPNALAALLLHARDVTGVRPHIYFEWTEGNPFANFLRFFLLGQGEVAPVTREVLREAESDRDLRPRVHVG, encoded by the coding sequence ATGGCCACCAAACAGGACGCCCGCTCCGGACGATTGCGCGCGTGGATGCTGGAGGGCCTCTCCGACATGGGGAAGGGCAAGCCCTCGCGCCCCAAGGAACCGGCCGCGGACGCCGGGCACCAGGGGCAGCGCTGGTGGCGGGTGATGTGCCTGACCGGTGTCGACTACTTCTCCACCCTCGGCTACCAGCCCGGCATCGCGGCCCTGGCCGCCGGGCTGCTCTCGCCCGTCGCGACGATCGTCCTGGTGATCGTCACCCTGGCGGGCGCCCTGCCCGTCTACCGGCGGGTGGCGGAGGAGAGCCCGCGCGGCGAGGGTTCGATCGCGATGCTGTCGCGCCTGCTGTCCTTCTGGAAGGGCAAGCTCTTCGTCCTGACCCTCCTCGGCTTCGCCGCGACCGACTTCCTGATCACCATCACCCTGTCGGCGGCCGACGCCTCCACCCACCTCGTCGAGAACCCGCATCTGGAGGAGGCGCTGCACAACAAGCAGATGATCATCACGCTCGTGCTGATCGCCCTGCTCGGTGCGGTGTTCCTCAAGGGCTTCCTGGAGGCCGTCGGCGTCGCCGTCTTCCTGGTCGGCATCTACCTCGCCCTGAACGTGGTCGTCGTGATCAGCGGCCTGTGGCACGTCCTCACCGAGGGCCATGTGGTCACCGACTGGACCGCCGCCCTGACCGCCGAGCACGGAAACGTCTTCGCCATGGTCGGCGTCGCCCTGCTGGTCTTCCCGAAGCTCGCGCTCGGCCTGTCCGGCTTCGAGACCGGCGTCGCCGTCATGCCGCACGTCCAGGGCGACCCGGGCGACACCGAGGAGAAGCCCACGGGCCGCATCCGGGACACGAAGAAGCTGCTGACCACGGCCGCGCTGATCATGAGCGTCTTCCTGATCTGCACGAGCTTCATCACCACGGTCCTCATCCCGGAGAAGGAGTTCGAGTCCGGCGGCCAGGCCAACGGCCGTGCCCTCGCCTATCTGGCCCACGAGTACCTCGGCAACACCTTCGGCACGATCTACGACATCTCCACCATCGCGATCCTCTGGTTCGCGGGCGCCTCCGCCATGGCCGGCCTGCTGAACCTGATGCCGCGCTATCTGCCCAAGTACGGCATGGCCCCGCACTGGGCCCGCGCGGTGCGTCCGATGGTCATCGTCTTCACCCTGGTCGCCTTCCTCGTGACGTGGATCTTCGACGCCGACGTCGACGCCCAGGGCGGCGCGTACGCCACCGGTGTCCTCGTCCTGATCTGCTCGGCCGCCATCGCGGTGACGATCGCCGCCCGCAAGGCCGGCCAGCGCGGCTGGACGATCGGCTTCGGCGTCATCTCCGCCGTCTTCCTCTACACCACCGTCGTCAACGTCATCGAGCGCCCGGACGGCGTGAAGATCGGTGCCTGCTTCATCGCCGGCATCATCCTCATCTCCCTCCTCTCCCGGCTCGGCCGCGCCTTCGAGCTGCGGGTCACCCACATCGATCTCGACGAGATGGCCGAGCGGTTCATCCAGGACATCTCGCGCCGCACGCCCCGGTTCATCGCGAACGAGCCGGACAACCGGGACATCGCCGAGTACCGCGACAAGATCGAGCAGATCCGCGCCGACAACGATCTGCCGACCACCGAGGACTTCGTCTTCATCGAGGTGACGGTCACCGACCCCTCGGAGTTCGAGGCGGGCCTGACCGTACGCGGCGAGGTCATGCACGACCGCTACCGCGTCCTCACCGTCGAGTCGTCCTCGATCCCGAACGCGCTGGCCGCCCTCCTCCTGCACGCGCGCGACGTCACCGGCGTCCGCCCGCACATCTACTTCGAGTGGACCGAGGGCAACCCCTTCGCGAACTTCCTCCGCTTCTTCCTCCTGGGCCAGGGCGAGGTCGCCCCGGTCACCCGCGAGGTCCTGCGGGAGGCGGAGTCGGACCGGGACCTGCGCCCGCGGGTCCACGTCGGCTGA
- a CDS encoding serine/threonine-protein kinase — protein sequence MSSTYPPGPRPAHAPPTPDDPREIGGYRIQARLGAGGMGVVYLAHTPGGRPIALKAVREDFAADPEFRRRFAQEVASASRIHGLFTAQVVDHGADDRVPWLATAYVPGPSLQQVVERHGPLPVRTVLLLVAGIAEALQAIHSAGVVHRDLKPANVLIAEDGPRVIDFGIARAADATGLTGTGLRIGTAAYMAPEQALGLAVTPATDVFALGALAAYVAGGALPFGTGPESAALYRVVHEPADLSHVPAELHALLERCLAKHPEERPAPAELIAAAHAHPAVGPAPEFTEGWLPGAVRRELPGGSGWGAPDSTRTPAPTLHDRPTHVAAAVPVPTQRVPEPRPGDDRTPAEPPSRRSRRRRGRTALIAGAAVGLLAVAAGAVYYLDGTGEPSFTPGYADVELTAADDGYEFDLGAGKVVPAESSDWYLTREKGAFVLPEEADAFVASGYVLSAEDCERGIETEPVTSLPLDDLGDDRPFCVRSPDARRLVIARLVEGAPGQGPVTVVLSQYRKDG from the coding sequence ATGTCCTCCACGTATCCACCCGGGCCGCGGCCGGCCCACGCGCCGCCGACGCCCGACGACCCCCGAGAGATCGGCGGCTACCGGATCCAGGCCCGGCTCGGCGCCGGTGGCATGGGTGTCGTCTACCTCGCCCACACCCCGGGCGGGCGGCCCATCGCCCTCAAGGCGGTGCGCGAGGACTTCGCCGCCGACCCCGAGTTCCGGCGGCGCTTCGCCCAGGAGGTCGCCAGCGCGAGCCGCATCCACGGCCTCTTCACCGCGCAGGTGGTGGACCACGGAGCCGACGACCGCGTCCCCTGGCTCGCCACCGCCTACGTCCCCGGCCCCTCCCTCCAGCAGGTCGTCGAGCGCCACGGCCCGCTCCCCGTCCGTACGGTGCTGCTCCTCGTCGCCGGGATCGCGGAGGCCCTCCAGGCCATCCACAGCGCGGGCGTCGTCCACCGCGACCTCAAGCCGGCCAACGTCCTGATCGCCGAGGACGGCCCCCGCGTCATCGACTTCGGCATCGCACGGGCCGCCGACGCCACCGGGCTCACCGGCACCGGCCTGCGGATCGGCACCGCCGCGTACATGGCGCCCGAGCAGGCCCTCGGCCTCGCCGTGACGCCCGCGACCGACGTCTTCGCGCTCGGCGCGCTCGCCGCGTACGTGGCCGGGGGCGCGCTGCCGTTCGGCACCGGCCCCGAGTCGGCCGCGCTGTACCGCGTGGTCCACGAGCCGGCCGACCTCTCCCACGTGCCCGCCGAGCTGCACGCCCTCCTGGAACGCTGCCTCGCCAAGCACCCCGAGGAGCGCCCCGCCCCCGCCGAACTGATCGCCGCCGCGCACGCGCACCCGGCCGTCGGCCCCGCCCCGGAGTTCACCGAGGGCTGGCTGCCGGGCGCGGTACGACGGGAGCTGCCGGGCGGGTCCGGCTGGGGGGCGCCCGACTCCACCCGTACGCCGGCGCCCACGCTCCACGACCGGCCCACCCACGTCGCCGCGGCCGTCCCCGTACCCACGCAGCGGGTCCCGGAGCCCCGCCCCGGGGACGACCGCACCCCGGCCGAACCCCCCTCGCGCCGGTCGCGTCGCCGTCGCGGGCGTACGGCCCTGATCGCGGGCGCCGCCGTCGGCCTGCTCGCGGTCGCGGCCGGGGCCGTGTACTACCTCGACGGGACCGGGGAACCGTCCTTCACACCGGGATACGCCGACGTCGAACTGACCGCCGCCGACGACGGGTACGAGTTCGACCTCGGCGCCGGGAAGGTGGTCCCCGCCGAGTCCTCCGACTGGTACCTGACGCGCGAGAAGGGGGCCTTCGTGCTGCCCGAGGAGGCGGACGCCTTCGTCGCCTCCGGATACGTGCTGAGCGCCGAGGACTGCGAGCGGGGCATCGAGACGGAACCCGTCACGAGCCTCCCCCTCGACGACCTCGGCGACGACCGGCCCTTCTGCGTCCGCAGTCCCGACGCCCGGCGGCTCGTCATCGCCCGGCTCGTCGAAGGAGCGCCGGGCCAGGGCCCGGTCACCGTGGTCCTGAGCCAGTACCGGAAGGACGGCTGA
- a CDS encoding VOC family protein — protein sequence MRIHVTSVFVDDQDKALSFYTEKLGFVKKTEVPLGDYRWLTVVSPENPDGTELLLEPDAHPAAKAYTRALVADGIPATSFAVDDVRAEYERLRALGVRFTQEPTEAGPVTIAVLDDTCGNFIQIVQLS from the coding sequence ATGCGGATCCACGTGACCAGCGTCTTCGTCGACGACCAGGACAAGGCCCTGAGCTTCTACACGGAGAAGCTGGGCTTCGTGAAGAAGACCGAGGTCCCCCTCGGCGACTACCGCTGGCTGACCGTCGTCTCGCCGGAGAACCCGGACGGCACCGAGCTGCTCCTGGAGCCCGACGCGCACCCCGCCGCCAAGGCGTACACGAGGGCGCTCGTCGCGGACGGCATCCCGGCCACCTCCTTCGCCGTGGACGACGTCCGCGCCGAGTACGAGCGGCTGCGTGCCCTCGGTGTCCGCTTCACTCAGGAGCCGACGGAGGCGGGCCCGGTCACCATCGCGGTGCTGGACGACACCTGCGGCAACTTCATCCAGATCGTCCAGCTGTCCTAG
- a CDS encoding sigma-70 family RNA polymerase sigma factor, whose product MGAQHGTELVRAAQSGDPRAQDRLLALHLPLVYNIVGRAMNGHHDVDDVVQETMLRALAGLGDLRSPDSFRSWLVAITMNGVRSHWHRQQRTGLPAGGLDDAREIAQPGSDFVELAVVRLNLSGQRRETAEATRWLEPDDRELLSLWWLECAGELSRHEVAAALQLSPQHTAVRVQRMKDRLDGARVVVRALSQNPPCATLRYETDAWDGRPSALWRKRIARHARACAHCAGLWSGLVPAEGLLAGLLLVPPAALLLAGVRERAGLGSDPDSGFETVAASSRQAAPPQSAGAPSGPGAAPAGRGPRSSRATRRRRRQQRQRGRRRLVVAAGIAVVAVAGGAFTLTSGPDEGTEARDTTLATTADAGLPAAQESSATATASATPSPSAGASKTPLKTPAPSRPTPTASRTSPPASPRPTRTATSAPEPTRTTPTAPGSGSGSGSGSGSGSTEQQVISLVNSERAKAGCGPLTEHPLLTKAAQGHSDDMAARDFFDHTNPDGDGPGERITAAGYAWSSYGENIAKGQTTAAQVMDSWMNSPGHRANILNCDFKEIGIGLHTSGGPYWTQAFGSR is encoded by the coding sequence ATGGGCGCACAGCACGGTACGGAACTGGTCAGGGCGGCACAGAGCGGAGACCCTCGGGCGCAGGACCGGCTCCTCGCCCTCCACCTGCCGCTGGTCTACAACATCGTGGGCCGGGCGATGAACGGTCACCACGACGTCGACGACGTCGTCCAGGAGACGATGCTGCGGGCGCTCGCCGGACTCGGCGACCTGCGCTCCCCGGACAGCTTCAGGTCCTGGCTGGTCGCCATCACCATGAACGGCGTCCGCAGCCACTGGCACCGGCAGCAGCGGACCGGGCTCCCCGCGGGCGGCCTCGACGACGCCCGCGAGATCGCGCAGCCCGGGTCCGATTTCGTGGAGCTGGCCGTGGTCCGGCTGAACCTTTCCGGCCAGCGACGCGAGACCGCCGAGGCCACCCGCTGGCTGGAACCCGACGACCGGGAGCTGCTCTCCCTGTGGTGGCTGGAGTGCGCCGGCGAGCTCAGCCGCCACGAGGTGGCCGCCGCCCTGCAGCTGTCCCCGCAGCACACCGCGGTGCGGGTCCAGCGGATGAAGGACCGTCTCGACGGTGCGCGGGTCGTCGTGCGGGCCCTGTCGCAGAACCCGCCCTGCGCCACGCTGCGGTACGAGACCGACGCCTGGGACGGCCGGCCGTCCGCCCTCTGGCGCAAGCGCATCGCCCGTCACGCGCGCGCGTGCGCGCACTGCGCCGGTCTGTGGAGCGGGCTCGTACCGGCCGAGGGGCTGCTCGCCGGACTGCTCCTGGTACCTCCGGCCGCGCTGCTCCTCGCGGGCGTCCGCGAGCGCGCCGGTCTCGGTTCCGATCCCGATTCCGGTTTCGAGACCGTCGCCGCGAGCTCCCGGCAGGCGGCGCCACCGCAGAGCGCCGGAGCCCCGTCCGGGCCCGGCGCGGCCCCCGCCGGCCGCGGCCCCCGCAGTTCCCGCGCCACCCGCCGTCGGCGCCGGCAGCAGCGGCAGCGCGGCCGCAGGCGTCTCGTCGTCGCGGCGGGCATAGCCGTGGTGGCGGTCGCCGGCGGCGCCTTCACCCTGACCAGCGGCCCCGACGAGGGTACGGAGGCCAGGGACACCACCCTCGCCACGACCGCCGACGCCGGACTGCCCGCCGCGCAGGAGTCGAGCGCGACCGCCACGGCCTCGGCCACCCCCTCCCCGTCGGCCGGGGCGTCGAAGACCCCCCTCAAGACCCCCGCGCCCTCGCGTCCCACCCCGACCGCTTCCCGCACCTCGCCGCCCGCATCGCCCCGCCCGACGCGTACGGCCACGTCCGCGCCCGAGCCCACGCGCACCACACCGACAGCGCCCGGATCCGGATCTGGTTCCGGTTCCGGTTCCGGTTCCGGTTCCACCGAGCAGCAGGTGATCAGCCTCGTGAACTCGGAACGGGCCAAGGCCGGCTGCGGGCCGCTGACCGAGCACCCCCTGCTCACCAAGGCCGCCCAGGGGCACTCCGACGACATGGCCGCGCGGGACTTCTTCGACCACACCAACCCCGACGGCGACGGCCCGGGCGAGCGCATCACGGCCGCCGGATACGCATGGTCGTCCTACGGCGAGAACATCGCGAAGGGCCAGACCACCGCGGCGCAGGTGATGGATTCCTGGATGAACAGCCCCGGTCACCGGGCGAACATCCTCAACTGCGACTTCAAGGAGATCGGCATCGGGCTCCACACCTCCGGCGGCCCCTACTGGACCCAGGCCTTCGGCAGCCGCTGA
- a CDS encoding diacylglycerol kinase family protein, producing MTGSGPGTRPAARLLARLALLAALGSLVVLLLALGDGGLLVVGAGFLGLVLCAAGIWWFVAHRGAVRLIGLLLAIAAPIGVVVLFAYGGLWLTALILCLCWGVALACARQALRRSRPKRSMRAVAAEPPKNPVLIMNPKSGGGKVGRFHLVERAEELGARVILLDPSAPADVAELARGAVTEGADLLGVAGGDGTQALVAAVAAEHDLPFLVISAGTRNHFAMDLGLDRSDPSRCLDALTDGEELRIDLGDVDGRAFVNTVSFGVYADVVQHPEYRDAKAGTALTLMPDLLLGDGVRRLDARIDDTMLSAQQALLISNNPYVSPDELTGGGRRPTLDDGELGVLGIRVEDAAQAADLAVRGSQSTALTVRTAHRVEVTAHTAEIPVAVDGEALRMPTPVTCTLRPGALRVRVPRNRPGVPAPVPPVRWRRIFDLAFGRRI from the coding sequence ATGACAGGGTCGGGCCCCGGAACACGTCCCGCCGCGCGGCTCCTCGCGCGGCTCGCCCTGCTCGCGGCCCTCGGCTCGCTGGTCGTTCTCCTGCTCGCGCTGGGCGACGGCGGCCTCCTGGTGGTGGGGGCGGGGTTCCTCGGCCTGGTGCTCTGCGCCGCCGGCATCTGGTGGTTCGTCGCGCACCGAGGCGCGGTACGCCTCATCGGGCTGCTCCTGGCGATCGCCGCGCCCATCGGCGTCGTGGTCCTCTTCGCCTACGGCGGGCTGTGGCTGACGGCCCTGATCCTGTGCCTGTGCTGGGGCGTGGCGCTGGCCTGCGCGAGGCAGGCGCTGCGCAGATCGCGGCCGAAGCGGTCCATGCGGGCGGTGGCGGCGGAGCCGCCGAAGAACCCGGTCCTGATCATGAACCCGAAGTCCGGGGGCGGGAAGGTCGGCCGCTTCCACCTGGTCGAGCGGGCGGAGGAGCTCGGGGCGCGGGTGATCCTGCTCGACCCGTCCGCCCCGGCGGACGTCGCCGAACTGGCCCGCGGGGCGGTGACCGAGGGCGCGGACCTCCTGGGCGTCGCGGGCGGCGACGGCACCCAGGCCCTGGTCGCGGCGGTCGCAGCCGAGCACGACCTGCCGTTCCTGGTCATCTCGGCCGGCACCCGCAACCACTTCGCCATGGACCTGGGCCTCGACCGCTCCGACCCGTCCCGCTGCCTCGACGCGCTGACCGACGGCGAGGAACTCCGGATCGACCTGGGCGACGTCGACGGCCGGGCCTTCGTCAACACGGTGTCCTTCGGCGTCTACGCCGACGTCGTCCAACACCCCGAGTACCGGGACGCCAAGGCGGGCACGGCACTCACCCTCATGCCGGACCTCCTCCTGGGCGACGGCGTACGCCGCCTGGACGCACGCATCGACGACACGATGCTCTCCGCCCAACAGGCCCTGCTGATCAGCAACAACCCCTACGTCTCGCCCGACGAACTGACCGGCGGCGGCCGCCGTCCCACCCTCGACGACGGCGAACTGGGAGTCCTCGGCATCCGGGTGGAAGACGCGGCCCAGGCCGCCGACCTGGCCGTACGGGGCTCGCAGTCCACGGCCCTGACCGTCCGCACGGCCCACCGCGTCGAAGTGACCGCCCACACGGCCGAGATCCCGGTGGCAGTGGACGGCGAGGCCCTCCGCATGCCCACCCCGGTCACCTGCACCCTCCGCCCCGGCGCCCTCCGCGTCCGAGTCCCCCGCAACCGCCCGGGCGTCCCCGCACCCGTACCGCCCGTGAGATGGCGCCGCATCTTCGACCTGGCGTTCGGCCGCCGTATCTGA
- a CDS encoding TetR/AcrR family transcriptional regulator, with product MASRSTQILEAAARVIARRGVRGLRVEELAAEAGVSTGLIYYHFKDRTGILRHTLEFINDRAERYTTERGADAEPLGPREELDQVLLLELQDIPVVRENSSAWGELRASAVFDPVLREDLTRATLVWVQEVAGLLGQVRPMASAAALAAAAERLTALLEGLSMRWLSGGLMIDHARTLMREAVEVELARLGGPSEEPGPRP from the coding sequence ATGGCGTCTCGTAGTACTCAGATCCTTGAAGCGGCCGCCCGGGTGATCGCCCGGCGCGGGGTCCGAGGGCTCCGCGTGGAGGAACTGGCCGCCGAGGCCGGGGTCTCCACCGGCCTGATCTACTACCACTTCAAGGACCGCACCGGAATCCTGCGCCACACGCTCGAGTTCATCAACGACCGCGCCGAGCGCTACACCACCGAGCGGGGCGCCGACGCCGAGCCCCTCGGCCCGCGCGAGGAGCTCGACCAGGTCCTCCTCCTGGAGCTCCAGGACATCCCGGTGGTGCGGGAGAACAGCTCGGCCTGGGGCGAGCTGCGGGCGAGCGCCGTCTTCGACCCCGTCCTGCGCGAGGACCTCACCCGCGCGACCCTGGTGTGGGTCCAGGAGGTGGCCGGGCTCCTGGGGCAGGTGCGGCCCATGGCGTCCGCTGCCGCGCTCGCCGCCGCGGCGGAGCGGCTGACCGCCCTCCTCGAAGGCCTGAGCATGCGCTGGCTGAGCGGCGGCCTGATGATCGACCACGCGCGCACCCTCATGCGGGAGGCCGTCGAGGTGGAACTGGCCCGGCTGGGCGGGCCCTCCGAGGAGCCCGGCCCGCGCCCGTAG
- a CDS encoding agmatine/peptidylarginine deiminase, producing MSHRSPSRRTALRAFAGIGGALALGAAACGPEEAAQGGTAPGTSRTPASPTADGVRRFGAEWESHTRTFMSWPALDSVWGEELPSVREDIARIARAVSEYEAVVMMARPAQQAAAQKACGSQVEVIPMPVDDLWARDIVPVFVEDDGELVGIDFNFNGWGNKQTHDNDALVGRRLLAKYGIPREVAPLTAEGGSFETDGEGTLLVTESSIVNNNRNRGKTRDQIEDELIETLGVEKVVWLAGVRGQDITDAHVDSLVRFTAPGVVLLDQAFPGTPPDSWSRSADQARAVLEKATDARGRRFEIIDLPQPDLDRITGQGDDFVSTYANFYVANDSVFMPKFGDEKADDRARGILQDHFPKREVVQIPIDTIASGGGGIHCSTHDQPGKPAA from the coding sequence GTGTCCCACCGTTCCCCCTCCCGCCGCACCGCCCTGCGGGCCTTCGCCGGAATCGGCGGAGCCCTCGCCCTCGGCGCGGCCGCCTGCGGCCCCGAGGAGGCCGCGCAGGGCGGTACCGCCCCCGGCACGAGCCGCACTCCGGCCTCCCCCACCGCGGACGGCGTGCGCCGCTTCGGCGCCGAATGGGAGAGCCACACCCGGACCTTCATGTCCTGGCCGGCGCTCGACTCCGTCTGGGGGGAGGAGCTCCCCTCCGTACGGGAGGACATCGCCCGCATCGCCCGGGCCGTGTCCGAGTACGAGGCGGTCGTGATGATGGCCCGCCCGGCCCAGCAGGCCGCGGCCCAGAAGGCCTGCGGCTCGCAGGTCGAGGTCATCCCGATGCCCGTCGACGACCTGTGGGCCCGCGACATCGTCCCCGTCTTCGTGGAGGACGACGGCGAGCTCGTCGGCATCGACTTCAACTTCAACGGCTGGGGCAACAAGCAGACGCACGACAACGACGCCCTGGTCGGGCGCAGGCTCCTCGCCAAGTACGGCATCCCCCGCGAGGTGGCGCCGCTCACCGCCGAGGGCGGCTCCTTCGAGACCGACGGCGAGGGCACCCTCCTCGTCACCGAGAGCTCGATCGTCAACAACAACCGCAACCGCGGGAAGACCCGGGACCAGATCGAGGACGAGCTGATCGAGACGCTCGGCGTGGAGAAGGTGGTCTGGCTCGCGGGCGTCCGCGGCCAGGACATCACCGACGCGCACGTCGACAGCCTCGTGCGGTTCACCGCGCCCGGTGTGGTCCTGCTCGACCAGGCCTTCCCCGGCACTCCCCCGGACTCCTGGTCCCGCTCGGCGGACCAGGCCCGCGCGGTCCTGGAGAAGGCCACCGACGCCCGCGGCCGGCGCTTCGAGATCATCGACCTGCCGCAGCCCGACCTCGACCGGATCACCGGCCAGGGCGACGACTTCGTGTCGACGTACGCCAACTTCTACGTCGCGAACGACTCCGTCTTCATGCCGAAGTTCGGTGACGAGAAGGCCGACGACCGCGCCCGCGGCATCCTCCAGGACCACTTCCCCAAGCGCGAGGTCGTGCAGATCCCGATCGACACGATCGCGTCCGGCGGCGGTGGCATCCACTGCTCGACCCACGACCAGCCCGGCAAGCCGGCCGCCTGA